From Lytechinus variegatus isolate NC3 chromosome 16, Lvar_3.0, whole genome shotgun sequence, the proteins below share one genomic window:
- the LOC121429697 gene encoding sperm axonemal maintenance protein CFAP97D1-like, with protein sequence MHKSYQSILPCHNRLLQQRWDQKYYDEHRQKVKEAKPMVDTKAPTTYVHLHLKLKKLQLEEERLAVIERDNRILLEKMSVIMRTRGRVDNRNNYIHRSLNREKRQRELLRVTRENQEILRRILAREPEYNHLEWDRQWEENEQFMDNIARYPRNWWELEQEEKQRRKEELREMRKNEKSELNEEENPRKKPVKKQQEEKEEEENQEEQKDVEEEKQEEKEPEQIAE encoded by the exons ATGCATAAATCGTACCAGTCGATATTACCGTGCCACAACCGGCTTCTCCAGCAGAGATGGGATCAGAAATATTACGATGAACACAGACAGAAG gTCAAAGAAGCAAAACCAATGGTAGATACCAAAGCCCCTACAACATATGTGCATCTTCATCTCAAACTTAAGAAGTTACAG TTGGAGGAGGAACGTCTTGCTGTGATTGAACGTGATAACAGGATTCTTCTTGAGAAAATGTCTGTCATTATGAGGACGAGAGGACGGGTGGATAATAGGAATAACTATATCCATAGAAG TTTGAATCGTGAGAAGCGTCAGCGTGAGTTGTTGAGGGTGACTAGGGAGAATCAGGAGATACTTCGTCGGATCCTGGCCAGGGAACCGGAATACAACCATCTAGAATGGGATAGACAGTGGGAGGAGAATGAACAGTTCATGGATAACATCGCTAGGTATCCTAGGAACTGGTGGGAGCTGGAACAGGAGGAGAAACAGAGACGCAAGGAGGAGCTGAGAGAG ATGAGGAAGAATGAAAAATCAGAGTTGAACGAGGAGGAAAACCCGAGGAAGAAACCTGTCAAGAAACAACaggaagagaaggaggaggaggaaaatcaagaagaacaaaaagatgTAGAAGAGGAGAAGCAAGAGGAGAAAGAGCCTGAACAGATAGCAGAATGA